The window GATCGCGAACCGCGCCGGCGCGAGACGTCTCGCGCTCACCCACATCTCCTCGCGGTACGCCGCCGACGCCTCGCCGATCGAACGGGAGGCCAGAGGGGTCTTCGACGGCGAGGCGGCGTTCGTCCCCGACGACGGCCGGAAAGTCGACGTCCCGTACCCCGACGACGAGTGAGGGTGTCGCCGCCGGGGTGAGCGGACCGCTCTGCGGACTGCGTACAGGGGCGAACAGTCGGCACCCGCTCGGGCCGGCCGCCAGTCGCTCGCTCGCTGGCGGACGACCGCGTTTCCCGCGTCGGTGTGCCGAGCAACCGCACGTCGACGCGGGGCGACTTTCAGATCACGCGGGCCCTGGCCGCCCGATCGTATATAAACGCTCGCCGGCGGAGCTCGCGCCGGTCGCTCTTCGACGGGCGTCGGCGTTGAGGTCTGCCGACGTCCCGGGGTGATAATCCGTCGACGTCCCCGGAGTGATAGTCCATCGACACCCCCGGCGTGGAATATATATTCGCACACGACCAAACGGAGTTGTGAACGACCGGACGAGCGCCCTCGACTCCCTCGTCTTCGGCGTGGACATCCAGAGCGGTGACGTCCGCGGCGACGCGCCCTCCTACGCTCTCGTGGCCTTCGACGGCGAGCGCGTCGACCGCGACGTCGTCTCCCACCGGAAGCTCCGCCGGCTGCTCGACCGCGAGGAGCCCGCGATGCTGGCGACGGACAACATGTACGAACTCGCGGCCGACAAGGACGCGCTCGTCCACTTCCTCCGATCGCTCCCGGCGGCGACGAAACTGGTGCAGGTGACCGGCGCGGAGCGGCCGGAACCGCTCTCGCGGGTGGCCTCCAGACACGGCGTGCCATATGGCAAAAAGCCGATGAAGGAGGCCGAGGCGGCGGCGCGACTCGCGGCGGCCAACGTCGGCTACGAGGTGTCGGCCTTCGGCGACACGACGACGGTGAAGGTGTCCCGCGGGCGCTCGACCGGCAAGGGCGGCTGGAGCCAGGACCGCTACACCAGGCGGATCCACGGCTCGGTGAAACGCCGGTCCCGGGAGGTGAAAGAGCGGCTGAAGCAGGCCGGCCTGGAGTTCGAGACCGACGTGACCGAGAAGTACGGCGGCTACGCCAACGCCGTCTTCACCGTCGAGGCGCCGCCGGCGGACCTCCCCGTCTCGGAGGGCCGCTCCGGCGACACGCGGATCGAGATCGAGCGCGAGCGCTACGACGGCATCGAGTTCGAACCGCTGGTCAAGCGCCGAGATCACGTCGTCGTTGGGATCGACCCCGGGACGACGACGGCCGCGGCGGTCGTGAGCCTCGACGGGCAGGTCCTCGACGTCTACTCGACGCGGACGGCCGACACCGCCGACGTGATCGAGTGGTTGATCGAGCGCGGCCGGCCCGTGATCGTCGCGGCCGACGTGACGCCGATGCCCGAGACCGTCGAGAAGTTCCGGCGGAGCTTCGACGCCGCCGGCTGGACGCCGAACTCGGACCTCCCGGTCGACGAGAAACTCCACCGCACGCGCGAGGCGGCCTACGAGAACGACCACCAGCGCGACGCGCTCGCGGCGGCGCTCTTCGCCCTCGACGACCACGAGGACCAGATCGCGCGCATCTCACAGAAGGTGCCGCCGGACGTCGAGCGCGGCGAGGTGATCGCCCGGGTCGTCGCCGGCGAGGAGTCCGTCGAGGCGGTGCTCCGCGACCTCGCTGACGACGAGGAGCGCGACGAGGACGAATCCGAGCACGAGGAGCGCGAACTCACGGAAGAGGAAGAGGAGATTCGCCGCCTGCGCGAGCGCGTCGAGCGCCTCGAATCGCACGTCGACGACCTCAACGAGACGATCGACGAGCGCGAGGAGACCATCGAGGAGTACGAGGAGAAGCTCTCCGACGCGAAGCGCGAGGAGCGCAGACAGGCCAGAGAGCGCCGCGAGGTCAAGCGGCTGGAACGCGAGAACGACCGGCTGGAGCGGCGCGTCGAATCGCTGGAGGACGAGAACGAGGAACTCGACGAGAAGCTGGAGCGGCTGAAACGCCTCTGGAAGCTCGATCACTCGAACTTCGCCGACGTCGACACCGACGGCGACCTCGTGTCCGTAAAGGTGATCGAGCAGTTCACCCGCGACGCCATCGAGACCGCCGACGAGGAGTACGGGCTGGCCGCCGGCGACGTGGTCTACCTCCGGGACGCCTCGGGGGCGGGTCGCTCGACGGCCGAGCGCCTCGCGGAGATCGACCCGCGGGTCGTCCTCCGCTCGGGCGGCAACCTCTCGGAGGTCGCAGACCGGATCCTCTTCGAGCACGACATCCCCGTCTCGCCGGCCGACGACGTCGCGATTCAGGAGGTGGACGAACTCGCCGTCGCCAGCGAGGCCGACGTCGAGGCGGCGATCGAAGACTGGGAGCGCCGCGCCGAGGAGCGACAGAAGGAGCGGAAGGCGTCGATGGTCGATCAGATCATCTCCGAGCACCGCGCGGAGTCGCGGGGAGAGGGTCGATAGAGCGGGGTTCTGATCCGCGCGCGGGAGTCACACAACGACTGGTTAGCGTGCGGAAACACGAGTCGAGTGTGATAGATTACGCTGCGCGTACCTGTCTCGGGCGGAGTAACGGGCGACTAACATAATAACTCCAAAGCGACCACACTGTATGAGAGCCCGGATTCTGGTGGCGCTGGCGGTGACCGGCCTTCTCCTGATCGGTCCGGCGGCGACGACGGTGGCCGCGCAGTCGACCGGTCCGGTCACGCTGACCGTCTCGGTCGTCGATCAGAACGGCGAGACGATCAGCGACGCCGAGCTGACGGCGACCTGGGAGAACGGTTCGACGACCGAGACGACCGCGAGCAACGGCAGGGCGTTCATCGACGTGGAACGGGGGGCGAACGTCACAGTCTCGTTGTCACACCCGGAGTATATCCGCAACCGCCCGTTCGTCGTTCGCAACGCGACCGAGCGGGACGTCACGATCCCGGCGCACCGACGAGGTCAGTTGTCGGTCGCCGTCGCCGACGATAGCGGGGACGTCGCCGACGCGCGAGTCGTCCTCCGGCAGAACGGCCGGTTCGTGTCGCAGGCATCGACCGACGAGGACGGGGCGATCGCCTCGGGGCCCATAGAGCAGGGAACGTACACTGTCGCCGTCGTAAAGCCGGGGTACTTCCGGAACACCACCACTGTGAAAGTCGGCGCGTCGACCCGGACGCGGATACCCATCGAACGCGGGACCGTCTCCCTGACCGTCGCAGTGCGGGACCCGCACTTCTCGCCGCCGCGTCCTGTCAGTAACGCCACGGTCAGTATCGCGTCGATCGGCCAACTTCAGACGCTCGCCGACGGAGGGGCACGCGTCAGCGTGCCGGTCAACACCGAACTGTCGATCACGGTCGGTAAGGAGGGGTACGACGACGTAACGGAGCGCGTGCGCGTCGAAGAGTCCGATCTCCGCGTGAACGTCTCGGCGAACCGGACGCCGTCGTTGCGGCTCGAATCGATCAACACGCGCGTCGTGGCGGGCGAACGGCTGGGCGTCAGCGTCGTCGACGAGTACTCCGAACCCGTCGAGGGCGCGACCGTCCTGCTCGACGGCGAGGCTGTCAGCTCCACCGACGCCGACGGCCGTGCGGCCGTGACCGTCGAGGAACCGGGCAATCACACGCTCGCCGCCGAGAAGGAGGGCGTGGACTCCTCACCGGTGACGATCCGCGCCATTCCCGAGGACGGGGAGACGGCGACGCCGACGCAGACGCCGACGGCGACCGAGGCCTCGCCCGGTTCCGGTTCCAGCACTCCGGGCTTCACGCCGCTCACTGCGATACTCGCTCTCTCGGTGTCGCTGGCGATCTTGGCGCTCCGTCGTCGCTGAGTGCGGGTCGATGTCTCGTCGATCACGGGCGCCTCTGTCTGACGGACACACCGTGAACGCGTCCTCCGATCTCCTCCTCGGTAGTTACGGCGCCCCGGCGTTCGCGCCCGCCTCGTAGGGCGCGTCCGGTCGGCCCAGGAAGTAGTACGCGACGAAGCCGACGAACGGGAGGAAAAAGCAGATCCCCGTCCAGCCGACCGCCGAGTCGCTCCCGCGGCCGGTCGCGTCGATGTAGACCCACCCCGGAAGCGCGACGTGGGCGACGAGGAAGTAGACCGCGAAGCCGGTGAAGTACGCGAACGTCGCGAGGTCGCTGACGGCGATCCACATCACCACGAGCGGGAGAAGCGCCACCGCGACCAGTCCGACGAGGACGACGAACGGCGAGCGGGTCGTTGCCATCGGTGGCGGTTGGAGCCGAGCGGGTTTGACGCTTTCCGGTTCGTCCCGTCGAGCCGGCGGGGCGTCGGTGACGCGTCGCGGGCGGAGCCCCGACCGCTCCCGCGGCGACATCCCAGAAGTCATATGCCGGAGTCGCGATTTCCCCACAGTATGGACGCCTACGACCTGATCACCCGGAACGTCTCCGAGGTGGTCACAGAGGAGGAAGTGCGCGCGCTAGCCGAATCCCCCGACGGAAAGCGGGCGTACGTCGGCTACGAGCCCTCCGGCGTCCTCCACATCGGCCACATGCTGACCGCGAACAAGCTGATCGAACTGCAGGAGGCCGGCTTCGAGGTCGTCGTCCTCCTCGCGGACGTTCACGCCTACCTCAACGGCAAGGGGACGTTCGCGGAGATCCGCGAGACCGCCACGCGGATGCAGGAGCAGTTCGTCGCCTACGGTCTCGAGGAGTCCCAGACGGAGTTCGTCCTCGGCTCGGAGTTCCAGCTCGACGAGGAGTACGTCCTCGACCTGCACGCCTTAGAGCTGGAGACGTCGCTGTCGCGGGCCTCCCGCGCGATGGCCGAGATCGCGGGCGGCGACACCGCGACGGTCGCGCAGGCGGTCTACCCGCTTATGCAGGCGCTCGACATCGTCTACCTCGACGTCGATGTCGCGATCGGCGGGATGGAACAGCGGAAGGTCCACATGCTCGCCCGCGACACCCTGCCGAGCATCGACGCCGACTCGCCGACCTGTCTCCACACGCCGCTGATCGCCGATCTGACGACCGGCGTCGGCAAGATGTCGAGTTCCGAGGGACTCTCCATCTCGATGGAGGACTCGGAGTCCGAGATCGAGGCGAAAGTCGAGAAGGCGTACTGTCCCCCGACGGCCGACCCCGACCCGACCGACGAGGGCGAGGAGCGCGAGAACCCCGTCCTGCAGATCTTCGAGTACCACGTCTTCCCGCGGTTCGGCGAGGTGGTCGTCGAGCGTCCCGAGAAGTACGGCGGCGACCTGACCTACGGGAGCTACGAGGCTCTCGAAGCCGACCTCGAATCCGGCGAACTCCACCCCGCGGACGCGAAGGGCGCGCTCGCGACGTACCTGAACGACCTCATCGAACCCGGCCGCGAGAAGATCCGGCAGCAGCGGGACTGATCGACGAGCGTCGGCGGCGGGCCGGCCGTCGTCTCGCGGGGGGCGAGACGGCGAGGTCCCGACGCTCCGTCTGACGACCGTCTTGCGGAGGTTGATACCGCTGCCGCGACGACGCGTGTACGATGGGACTAAAGGGAATCGTACTCGGGGGGTACGCGCTCTGTCTCGGCGGGCTCTTCCTGTTCTCGGAGTCGGCCGTGACGACCGGGTTCGGGGTCGCGCTCATCGCGATCACCTGGATCGCGGTCTTCTCTCGGTACCGGCTCAAACGCGCATCGCGGCAGCGAGGGTGAACGCCCCCTCGTAGAGCGCGGTGCCGACCACGACGGCCGCCGCGCCGGCGTCCCGCAGCGCCCGGACGTCGTCGAGCGAGGCGACGCCGCCGGAGGCGACCACCGGGACGTCGACCGCCTCGACGACGCGCCTCGTCACCTCGGTCTGGACGCCCTCCTGTTTCCCCTCGACGTCGACGTCGGTGAAGAGGATCGACCCCGCGCCCAGTTCTTCGTATCTGCTCGCGGCCTCGGCGGGGTCGAGGCCGGTCCCCTCGGTCCACCCGGAGACGACGACCTCGCCGTCTCTCGCGTCGAGGCTCACCATCACCCGCCCGGGGTAGCCCTCGGAGATCTCCGCGACGAGGTCCGGATTTTCGACCGCCGCCGTCCCGAGGATCACGCGCTCGACGCCGCGGTCGAGCAGGTCGGTCGCGTCGTCGGCGGTTCGGATCCCGCCGCCGAGTTGCACCGGGACGTCGACCGCCTCGACGACGGCCTCGACGGCGTCGGCGTTCCCCCGTTCGCCCTCGAAGGCCCCGTCGAGGTCGACGAGGTGCAGCGTCTCCGCGCCGGCGTCGACCCAGCGCTCGGCGGCCGCGACGGGGTCGCCGTAGCGCTTCTCGGTGCCGCGTTCGCCCTGCACGAGCTGGACTACCTCCCCGTCCTGCATATCGACGGCGGGGACGACCTCGAAGTCGGGAAACGGATCGCTCATGGCCCACCGTCGGCGGCGACGCGGCCTAAAGTCTCCGGAGCGTCGCCGCGGAAGCGGGACGAACGACGTCCCTCACTCCGTCAGCGGTAGCAGGATCCCGAACACGAAGGGAGAGAGCAGTGCGAGGCCCACGCCGGCCCACTCTGCGTCCACGAGCAGCGCGTGTTCCCACGCCGGGACCGCCGTTCCGGTCGCCGCGAGCGCGAACTCCCCGAGCGCGCCCAGCGCGAACAGTCCGACCCCGAGGAGGAAACTCCGTTTCGTCAGCGTCGCATAGTCCACGTCGCCGTACCGTCCTGGCATATTCCACGACGCGCCGGCGACGCCCAATACGATTTCGCTTGCGGAATCGACGACGGAGCGGGCGGTGAGCTGCGGATCCGACAGGTCGACCGGTTCCGGAGGGATCGCCCTCCGCCGACCGAAAGAACCACAACACTCCCTGGGATATCGCGGGCTATGACAACGGCACTCCTCGAACTCCTCCCGGCGCTGCTCGAACTCTCCGTGTTCAGCCTGGGCGCGGTCGGACTCTCGCTCGTCGGCGCGTACGTCGAGCGCTTCGCCGTCGTGACCGCCCAGCACGGCCAACCGCTTTTGGCCCTCTGGGCGGCCGTGATGGGTGCTGTCGCGCTCTACTTCGCGTACTCGCTCGCGGTCGACAGGGTCGTGCCGACGCTCGCCGAACTCGTCGGGCGGCCGTCCTCGCCGACCGAGTGATCCACCTCTGAGGGCTGTACGCGCCCCCGCCCGACGCGACCGCGACGCCGTTCGGCGCTCGAAGTTACGCGGGGCGGTATCTGCCCACGGGAACGTCTCCGGCCGTGTCGCAACCGCTTCCGGATCCGGCCGTGTCGCAACCGCTTTCACCCCGGCCCGAAGAGAGGAACCTAATGAAACTGTTCGGTTCGAGCGGCACTCGGGGGGTCGTCGGCGACAGCCTGACGCCCGAGTTCGTCCTCCGGATCGCCAAGGCGGCCGGGACGGTCTGGGAGGCCGACCGCGCCGTCGTCGCCCGGGACGCCCGCACGACCGGCGAGATGTTCGCGAACGCGGCCACGAGCGGACTCGAGAGCGTCGGCGTCGACGTCGACCGACTCGGCCCGACGCCGACCCCCAGCGCCGTCCGCTACGCCGGCGAGACGGCGCGGCCGGCCATCGTGATCACGGCCTCGCACAACCCGCCGGAGTACAACGGCGTGAAACTCGTCGGGGCGGACGGCGTCGAACTCGGCGTCGACGACCTCGAAGAGATCGAATCGCACGTCCTCGAAGAGCGGTTCGCCACCGCCGCGTGGGACGCCGTCGGCGACTCCCGACGGGTCGAATCGGCGAACCGCGAGTACGTCGCGGACCTGCTCGACGCCGTCGACCGCGAGTCGATCGCGGCGGCGGACCTCACGGTCGCGCTCGATCCCGGTCACGGTCCCGGCGCGCTGACGAGCCCCGAGTTCTTCCGAAAGCTCGGCTGTGAGGTCGTCACTGTCAACGCCAACGCCGACGGACACTTCCCCGGTCGCCCCTCCGAACCGGTCGAACCCAACCTGGGCGACCTCAAGTCGCTGGTCCGTGCCGCCGACGCCGACGTCGGCATCGCCCACGACGGCGACGCCGACAGGGCGGTCTTCGTCGACGAGCGCGGCGAGTTCGTCGCGGGCGAGGCCTCCCTGGCCGCGCTCGCCGCCGCGGCGCTGGATACGGGCGACACCACCGTGGCCGCGGTGAACGTCTCTCAACGCCTGGTCGACGTCTGCGAGGACGCCGACGCGACGCTCGAACTCACCCCGATCGGCGCGACGAACATCATCACGCGGATTCGGGAACTCCACGCGGCCGGCGAGCGCGTCCCGATCGCCGGCGAGGGCAACGGCGGGATCTTCTACCCCGAGTACCGGCTGGTCCGCGACGGCGCGTACGTCGGCGCGAAGTTCCTCGAACTCGCCGCCGAGCGTCCGGTCTCGGAGATCGTCGCCCCCTACACCGACTACGAGAACGTCCGGATCAACCTCTCGTACGACTCCGAGTCGGAACTCGCGGCGATGCTCGAAGCCGCCCGCGAGTTCGCCGAGTCGGCCGACGCCGAACCGAACACGATCGACGGCTACCGCCTCGACTACGGCGACGCCTGGGTGCTCGTCCGCCCCTCCGGCACGGAACCGAAGGTGCGAGTCTACGCCGAGGCGGGCGACGCGGACCGCGCGGAGAGCCTCGCCGAGGCGGCGGCCGACCCGCTCCGCGACGCGCTCGCGGACCCGGGCTGACGGGTCCCCGCCCCGCCGACGCCCGCGACCGCCCTCAGAGGGCGAGTATCCCGAAAAGCAGACAGAGACCGCCCAGCGCCAGGAGGACGAACCCCCGCTCGATCGCGACGTCATCCGCGGGGTCGTCGGGTGGCTTCGCGGGGCTCGGCTCTGTTCGCCCGGACGACGCGTCGCTCCGCGCGCCCCGCTCGGGACGCGCGTCGCGTCGTCGCTTCAGCCGTCGGATCGCCCGTCTCGTCCGGAGATCGCGCTCGCCGTAGTACAGACACAGCGCCCCGGCGACGAACGCGACGGCCGAGACGATCATCGTCAGACGCGCGGTTCGTCGCCCGGTTCCGCCTCCCCGTGAAGCGTCGATTCGAGTCGCTCACGGGCGTCGCGGAGGCGGTCCAGTTCGGCCGCGGCCGCGCCCGAGTTGACCCGCTCGCGGGCCTCGGCGTCGAGTTCCTCGTGCGCGCGGGCGACGAACCGCAGGTCCTCGTAGTCGTCGCGACGGGTGAGATCCCGCACCCCTCTGAGGCGCGCGACCGTCTCCTCGCTCGCGAACCGGCCGAGTACCGACGTCGCCTCGCGGGCCCAGAGTCGGAGCGACTCGGCCGCCGGCGGCGGCAGTTCGACGGTCAGCGGCTCGGCGGAGAGCCGTTCGAGGAACGTGCGGTGGACCGCGACGGTCGTCTGCAGGAGCGCGGGGTCCTCGGCGTAGTGGTCCAGTTTCGACCCCGAGTAGTCGGCGTACTCCAGGAGCGTCGGGATCGGTTCGTCGGCGTCGGGGCTCTCGCGGGCGAACTCTCTGAGATCTCGCGGCGGCGATCTGAACTCGACGAGGGGAAACGACTCCGCGCGCTCTAAGAGTCCGACGACGTCGGCCGCGGCGGCCGACTCGTAGAACTCATCGAACTCCTCGGTGACGGCGTCGTTGTACGCCCGGATCGGCTCGCGGAGTTCCTCGACCGGCGCGTCGAGGTCGGCGTCGGCGAAGGCCAGCGTCTCCTCGCGTCGCTCGATCTCCTCGTCGAGGTCGCGGAGACAGAGCCTCGCGTCCCGTCGGGCCTTCGAGACCGCCTCCTCGGCCGCCTCGCGCCGATCCAGGAGGTCGACGTAGTCGGCGGCGGGTTCGAGGTCGGCGCGTGCGCCCTCGAAGTCGTCCTCGCTCAGCCGACGTCGGTCCATCCGTTCGGCCGCGGCCTCGAAGGCGTCCTGCGCCGGAACGTCGTCGGAGAGTTCCTCTAAGAGGCCGAGGAACTTGTCCTGGAACTCCACGTACGCCTGGAAATCGCCCGTGCCGGTCGCGGAGTCCTCGTAGCGGTCGAGCAGTCGGACGGCCTTCCGGTAGGTGTCGGCCGCGGCGACGACGGCGTCCTCGCCGGCGTCGTCGATCTCGGCCTCGACCGCCTCGCGACGCTCCCGGGCCGCACGGAGGTCGTCGATGCGCGCCTCGGCGGTGTCGAGCAGT is drawn from Halobellus limi and contains these coding sequences:
- a CDS encoding DUF460 domain-containing protein; the encoded protein is MNDRTSALDSLVFGVDIQSGDVRGDAPSYALVAFDGERVDRDVVSHRKLRRLLDREEPAMLATDNMYELAADKDALVHFLRSLPAATKLVQVTGAERPEPLSRVASRHGVPYGKKPMKEAEAAARLAAANVGYEVSAFGDTTTVKVSRGRSTGKGGWSQDRYTRRIHGSVKRRSREVKERLKQAGLEFETDVTEKYGGYANAVFTVEAPPADLPVSEGRSGDTRIEIERERYDGIEFEPLVKRRDHVVVGIDPGTTTAAAVVSLDGQVLDVYSTRTADTADVIEWLIERGRPVIVAADVTPMPETVEKFRRSFDAAGWTPNSDLPVDEKLHRTREAAYENDHQRDALAAALFALDDHEDQIARISQKVPPDVERGEVIARVVAGEESVEAVLRDLADDEERDEDESEHEERELTEEEEEIRRLRERVERLESHVDDLNETIDEREETIEEYEEKLSDAKREERRQARERREVKRLERENDRLERRVESLEDENEELDEKLERLKRLWKLDHSNFADVDTDGDLVSVKVIEQFTRDAIETADEEYGLAAGDVVYLRDASGAGRSTAERLAEIDPRVVLRSGGNLSEVADRILFEHDIPVSPADDVAIQEVDELAVASEADVEAAIEDWERRAEERQKERKASMVDQIISEHRAESRGEGR
- a CDS encoding collagen binding domain-containing protein, producing the protein MRARILVALAVTGLLLIGPAATTVAAQSTGPVTLTVSVVDQNGETISDAELTATWENGSTTETTASNGRAFIDVERGANVTVSLSHPEYIRNRPFVVRNATERDVTIPAHRRGQLSVAVADDSGDVADARVVLRQNGRFVSQASTDEDGAIASGPIEQGTYTVAVVKPGYFRNTTTVKVGASTRTRIPIERGTVSLTVAVRDPHFSPPRPVSNATVSIASIGQLQTLADGGARVSVPVNTELSITVGKEGYDDVTERVRVEESDLRVNVSANRTPSLRLESINTRVVAGERLGVSVVDEYSEPVEGATVLLDGEAVSSTDADGRAAVTVEEPGNHTLAAEKEGVDSSPVTIRAIPEDGETATPTQTPTATEASPGSGSSTPGFTPLTAILALSVSLAILALRRR
- a CDS encoding PLDc N-terminal domain-containing protein, coding for MATTRSPFVVLVGLVAVALLPLVVMWIAVSDLATFAYFTGFAVYFLVAHVALPGWVYIDATGRGSDSAVGWTGICFFLPFVGFVAYYFLGRPDAPYEAGANAGAP
- a CDS encoding tyrosine--tRNA ligase, translating into MDAYDLITRNVSEVVTEEEVRALAESPDGKRAYVGYEPSGVLHIGHMLTANKLIELQEAGFEVVVLLADVHAYLNGKGTFAEIRETATRMQEQFVAYGLEESQTEFVLGSEFQLDEEYVLDLHALELETSLSRASRAMAEIAGGDTATVAQAVYPLMQALDIVYLDVDVAIGGMEQRKVHMLARDTLPSIDADSPTCLHTPLIADLTTGVGKMSSSEGLSISMEDSESEIEAKVEKAYCPPTADPDPTDEGEERENPVLQIFEYHVFPRFGEVVVERPEKYGGDLTYGSYEALEADLESGELHPADAKGALATYLNDLIEPGREKIRQQRD
- the hisA gene encoding 1-(5-phosphoribosyl)-5-[(5-phosphoribosylamino)methylideneamino]imidazole-4-carboxamide isomerase, translating into MSDPFPDFEVVPAVDMQDGEVVQLVQGERGTEKRYGDPVAAAERWVDAGAETLHLVDLDGAFEGERGNADAVEAVVEAVDVPVQLGGGIRTADDATDLLDRGVERVILGTAAVENPDLVAEISEGYPGRVMVSLDARDGEVVVSGWTEGTGLDPAEAASRYEELGAGSILFTDVDVEGKQEGVQTEVTRRVVEAVDVPVVASGGVASLDDVRALRDAGAAAVVVGTALYEGAFTLAAAMRV
- a CDS encoding DUF7860 family protein encodes the protein MPGRYGDVDYATLTKRSFLLGVGLFALGALGEFALAATGTAVPAWEHALLVDAEWAGVGLALLSPFVFGILLPLTE
- the glmM gene encoding phosphoglucosamine mutase, with the protein product MKLFGSSGTRGVVGDSLTPEFVLRIAKAAGTVWEADRAVVARDARTTGEMFANAATSGLESVGVDVDRLGPTPTPSAVRYAGETARPAIVITASHNPPEYNGVKLVGADGVELGVDDLEEIESHVLEERFATAAWDAVGDSRRVESANREYVADLLDAVDRESIAAADLTVALDPGHGPGALTSPEFFRKLGCEVVTVNANADGHFPGRPSEPVEPNLGDLKSLVRAADADVGIAHDGDADRAVFVDERGEFVAGEASLAALAAAALDTGDTTVAAVNVSQRLVDVCEDADATLELTPIGATNIITRIRELHAAGERVPIAGEGNGGIFYPEYRLVRDGAYVGAKFLELAAERPVSEIVAPYTDYENVRINLSYDSESELAAMLEAAREFAESADAEPNTIDGYRLDYGDAWVLVRPSGTEPKVRVYAEAGDADRAESLAEAAADPLRDALADPG
- a CDS encoding DUF7118 family protein, with product MAESTSSGESETEATRELLDTAEARIDDLRAARERREAVEAEIDDAGEDAVVAAADTYRKAVRLLDRYEDSATGTGDFQAYVEFQDKFLGLLEELSDDVPAQDAFEAAAERMDRRRLSEDDFEGARADLEPAADYVDLLDRREAAEEAVSKARRDARLCLRDLDEEIERREETLAFADADLDAPVEELREPIRAYNDAVTEEFDEFYESAAAADVVGLLERAESFPLVEFRSPPRDLREFARESPDADEPIPTLLEYADYSGSKLDHYAEDPALLQTTVAVHRTFLERLSAEPLTVELPPPAAESLRLWAREATSVLGRFASEETVARLRGVRDLTRRDDYEDLRFVARAHEELDAEARERVNSGAAAAELDRLRDARERLESTLHGEAEPGDEPRV